The stretch of DNA GACTCCCTTGGAGACATAGTGCTACACATTATAATTGCTATTAAAAGTGGAATTCTGAAATATATTATCGATATGATATATGAGTATATTATTagtcattttctttcttttcgatattatatataaaaaaagaagtattCATCATACCCCCATCCAATAGGGTAAAACCATCTTTGAATATTGCAAACAAAATCCAGAGAACGGGAACTTAAGTATAATAAAGTTGCAGCTATTGCTACAGTCCACATACGACTTGCATATACTCCCAcagtaattaaaataaactgGACATACCTATAATAGATCATGGTCAAAATAatacaagaattaaattaaaaaaaatcaaaGTAAATAGTGGAATAAATTACCATAAAATTGAACCAGTATTATCAGGTTCGAGTTTGGTCCATATTATAACACCTATAGCTGTAACTAGCTAAAAtcataatttttgtataaatttcaaCTATAACTGGCataaattctaaattaatacaatttaatACAAACCTGTGCAATTACTATACAAAGTGTACATTTATGAGTGAcgcatttatatttttttcttcttaatcCAATTAGACAAATAATTAACCATGTGCAAACTGTTATTGAAGCAATGCTTACatcaaaagaaaatatattcagTTGGTATGCATAATTTTTTGGACTAACTCCAGTAGAAACAGCATCGATTAACTTTGCTGATACAAACATTAGTGGAGCAGATAAGAAAGTACAAGCAACCATTGCTGATGCAATTAAATCAATTTCGATATTATATCGAagagtgaaaataaataaggCTGGTGCTGTAGGAATAGTTCCATACAGGAATCCATAAGTACTTAGATCTTGAGTATCTGTAGCATTCTCGCCAGCATTTAAGAGAATAATAGATTCTCTTATGACCAAAGGAAGTACCAGCAATTTTACTGATATCAATATACCTGGTATTACAAGAGCTGTGCCCTTCAATTTGTGTACTTTTCCAACCATCATTAATCCCAACAACAAAAGAGCACTTGCAGAAAAAGCATTACCAAATACATCAAGCACAGTTGCTAATATAGCAGGTACTAAATGACCAAAGACAAGATTACCAAGAATACCAAGAACAGTCATAACAAGTACTGGATTTAGTGCAATTCCTTTTACAATAGAACAAACCATGTCTCTATAATTTCTATGATTTTCACCAGAACGTTTACCAATTTCTAATAATACAAAACCAATTGGATTTAAAATAGCCAATGATATAGGTGCCATTAAGTATAAATAAGCAGCATATTCAGGATGTGTTTCTTCATATAGTGCTTGaactataaaaatatgttatttttaGTATATAGATTACTTTAAACTATATTAAgaatgatttttaatttacttacTCATAGGATATCCAATAGCAAAATCATTACTCTGCGTGGTAAATATTGCAAAAAGTGCAGCACAACCTGGATTTGATGGTCTTTTAATAACAAGAGATATACCAAGAACAACAAGAAATACACAACTTTTAGCTATCAATACAGCAAGAAGGAATTTCCAGTTTACTAGACTAAAATCAAGCTTTGCCAGTgacataaaaattaaagaaggtAGAGCAAACGTTCCTACAAAAGTATTTAGCCCATTTCCTTCTATTTTAGTGATAACGTCAAATCTTCCTGCAATATATCTAAAAAAACAAGcactttatttatatacatctTAAAATTcatatgataaaaatttaaagattacATAGTTACAAAAAATTCACCCGCATAATATAATAGCAAAACACTGTATCAGAGCAAGATATAAATTATCTATTGGTTCAACTCTCATTGTTGAAATTTGAGTTTCTTCCAGTAGAGACATGACTAATGCTGCTTTTTAAATTCCtggaaatatagaataatttaatttagatGTACATgtgaaaaatgttaaaaagaaatgaaaaaagataaattacttttcagcatatatatatatttatattataattgtttTTAATACAGATATTGTCATCTTTCTAATATAACATTGTTATTGTTGCAAGAAGGGCATGTacacaaaaaaatattatgcAGCATTAACCCCATATCAACTTCATCTCTATTCACActatattatttctttcactgactgaaataaaaagattttaaatGTACTTCTAAAATAATGATACCCATATGTTCATAAATATCAAGTTACTAAACattacaaagaaataaaagaactaAAAGATTTATTGTTTTAGAGTACTAAAAACGACAGTACATCATAGTCTacaatataacaatacaatctgaaaaatatataaattttcgcTCACGCAAAAATATTAACATCCAATCAcgttcaatatttattatatcctTCGTTTATAATATAAAGTCAAAAGTATCTATGAAAAACAAGTAAAAAACTCTTCAGAGATATAATGAAAGATATCAGCGTTgtttaatacaataaaaatatattatgcaAGTTCATATCGACAAAACATTTATAGTACTCTATATGCATTACGTGTATAGGCAATTTTTAATCTTATGAACCCGAATACAGCATCGATATCTCTAGCTAAATCATGTGATTGGTTCACCTATATCACGTGCTTCGAACAAAACATCGGACTCGTTGCACGAAAATGtttgatttcaaatttcaaattatagtTCTAAAATACgggaattttatttgtatctataacgttatgctattAAGTAAAATCGCTTTGAAATGTATTCAAAATTAACatagatattataaaattgtacaatcATAAATATCATCGTTATATAAATCGTAATCGTCatttagttttattatttatcactgTATACGCATTAATGAATTTAAGTTTgataaattttgataaaacaaAAGTCCTGATATCTTATATCAATATTCAAGAACGACAATTCATTAATTGATAGCAAAATCATGTGCGCCTGATATAAATTTAGAAAACAGATACATACCATGTTACGTGTAATCGGTAGAAAATGTAATTCTCATATTCCATATAATactcgtaattaaatattatgtatcTAGAAAATTCTAAACGTTtagaaaatatacataatttgcGCAAATTCCCCAATAATGAGACGCAAAATAAATGTGATAAGAAAATAGCCTCGTGTCAGTTCTATGTCGAAATATTTCTAGTTGGTTGCATCAATTAAATGGTGCAGTACTGTCTGTACAGAATTACGACTAATAGGTTATCGTTAAATTAtcggaaaaaaatatatatacatatctatttttatatataattgtgATAGATTTCGaacttaaataatacataatagacattatcttaaaaaatgcaacaaataattgcatttttacaaatctctattaaataacaaataaataaaacaagcaaaaaaatttattttaattgatGTTAATCCTAGAAGATTAGTTTATTCTTTTATTGATATTTGTATCAGTATGTTGAACTTGCTTTTATACAGCAATGCAGTGTTTAAATTGCCAgtgaaatatgtatatctttACGTCACTGACCTCCATGAATCATACATTCTTATAATATTGCGCAATAAAGCTGTTCTACTATAAACAGAAACAGAAAcgtttgataaatatttctcaaatCGATGTATTTATTCATTGTCTACCGATTAAAAGATTAACAGAAATctgatattttttcatatatatgtcggagatggaaAGACAGCGGGATTTCCCGTCCGGAATGTTGGGAAAAAACCACAATACactagtccagacttttactatagccgcccttaagtaataaaaataagaaatagtcttaatgttccaatctgactttatgacgatgggtttgggctcgaagtgacatgGCAGGTCACCAGACGTAGCCATGTCACTTATATatgtcatatatatatatatataaagatttACGCAAGTATGTATATGCATAGCTACTTTGCTTAGTCACGGAAATTCATGGAAGTACTTGACTTATTGATAACACGAAACTATTCGAACATGAACATTTTCCAAATCATGATTGAGAAAACAATAACATTCAATATaagaatattgtaatatttataatatattatgttaataaaaatgtgaTACAGTTGTATAACTTTTGCGTACGATGTACGCAACAGCTTTTCTATAAGCCTGGAATTGGAAATGAAAAAACGAAGTCGGTGTCGAACAGATTGTGCCACTAAAGCAGTTGGtttatttccaattttctcgaataaataatataactgCGTAGTAATTTCGCTTCATCGAAACAGACATCGGATCACATTATAATCACGTGGTCGATAGATAGCGTATCTAATGTGACTATGTATTAATTTGTCTACGTGTATGTGTACAGATTTCGTGTGGTCGCGTGTATGCGATCAAATACAAATCTATATACGTGTGTATTCGCATACTGCCTTCATGTGACGTCAGCTGATTCACCGAAACAGCGTTTGCTTTTTCTACATTATATCAGTTCCATCGCGATAAGAATTCCACACAAAAAGAAAGCTCGGTACTTGCAAATACCGGTTCAAGGtcatttgaaaaaaatatgttatatatatatatgtgtgtgtatacaCACATGCGCGCGCGCGAGGCAAAAGGTGAGACCAATCCTTGACTTTGTGTCCATTTGGTCCTTTTTTTTCTTGGAAATCCTACTAATTATGTTAGCGTTCCGTAAAATACAATAGTTATTTATCATAATGTTCAAGTCAAGCGGAGCTGGCGTAAGGCTTCGATAGCTGAATAACTGGAAAAGGGTATAATTTTCAGAAGCATAATATTGTCTGGCCAATCATATCAGAGATGAATTTCCCTGTGACTAACCTCATCCTCTTTTGTTTTATGCGTTAATATTCaccattttgaaaatttgttaaattcaTGGAATGTACAATTTGAGGATCCGCGCAAACTttgaataattacaataacAATATGGAAACACGTTTATCGGATGTATAAAATGCGATCGGATGTATAAAATGCGATCGGATGTAACACGAGAATCGGAAGTAACGTAAGATGGCATCGTTTAATTGCTAGAgaagaaaaatcaattttctgatttgtttataataagaaagaaaacacACAACTACGTCTTCTAAACTTTACATGGATAGCGATCACGTGGTGAATTATCAAAGACTTGCAAGAGAGGTAAGGGGAAGAGGAGAGACCTGAACGTATATAATCTTCAGCACGCATTCCACCACCCAGTTCTGCTTCGACTTCGGACGTGTGAATTGTGTCAAGCTTCCGAGGAGAGAAAGTTTTTGTTTGTTTGGTGCGCTCATTGTATGGGTAAGTTTTGTGGTCTATTTTGActtccctttcttttctttttgcttATTGAGGGTACTAAATCGAAAGATGTAAttactgtatattttataaaataaaacgattaaCTGGTAGAAAATAATTCATGTATGCATACTTGAAACATCTTGTGTGCCCTAGTTCAGGAGGGAAATGCCTTTCACTTACCAACATTACATGTTGTAACCTAAGTCAGTGTATTTAAtgacgtaataaattacaaacaaggtacatttttggtataaataatatatcacGTAAGCCACAAATTACAGGATGCGAAAAAATGTAAACATCAATGTTTTGGCGTCAATGGAATTTATGACTGCCACATCGTTATTTTTAGAATATAcctgaaatttttctttttgaaattacaagaaaaaaGTATCgaataaatgtatattttttctctcttaCGTAATTATTTTGATTCTACTGATTAATCTGTTTTGAATCAACTTGAAGCATATTACATACTAAAAGTCGAATATATTCacatattttctttaataaatattcagtGCTTTGTCACCCattgataattttttttttcgaagtTAGTAAGTGAAAATTAGTGTACTAGCGCGAACGGTAACATTGTGACGAAAGTCGTAGTAGACACGTGGCATGCTACTTATCTATTTGGTCGTGTATTGATTCACCATGCGTATATACTGTCGCCATGTTAGATACCAAGCCAACGACAACTCCGATCCGCTTCTCTGCATTTATTTCGCAAATTTTGTCATACGGCATTGTACTAATTCGTGTGCTTAAATAGCAATGGACATAtggtaaatatatttatcaataGAAATAGTAATTACATCAAGTAAATCATAACTTGTATTGATTGAAAAGGGTAGTTTTACATTTATGGACGTGCAACGCAAATACCAtactttttatacattttaatttttaattatctttcGTTCGAAACGACAAATTACTTGTATGAAGTTTTGAATAACATGACAATTGAAAAAACAAATGCTTACTGTTActatatgaataattttaagaaGCTATATTTACAGAGCGAGAGAAGAGTATAAAACACGGAGAGAGCCCTGTAGAGCCAATAAGCAGCTGCAGGGATGAGCATGGCTTTGTGCCAACAGTCGGCCGTTGGGGAAGTGAATGGCCGAGTTGACTCGAGACGGCAGAGATATGGTGCCAGCCACAGGGGCAGGCACGCGGGCCCTGGATCAGAGGTGTGCCGCTGCCCCTGCCGGTATGGGCCCATTACGAGGCACCAGCCTTGACCGTACTAACGGTCGAACAATATGAGGAACTAGCAGGCAGCGTTGAATTAGAAACGCAACACTTATTGCGTGAGCATCGCTATGACACCATTGGCAATTTCCTTAAGTAATTGTCATAACATACcttttttcataaattcttGCTTATAGACTATTATTGAAAAACTTCATTTTACAATTAACAGA from Bombus huntii isolate Logan2020A chromosome 3, iyBomHunt1.1, whole genome shotgun sequence encodes:
- the LOC126863614 gene encoding integral membrane protein GPR155 isoform X2: MRVNFLYIAGRFDVITKIEGNGLNTFVGTFALPSLIFMSLAKLDFSLVNWKFLLAVLIAKSCVFLVVLGISLVIKRPSNPGCAALFAIFTTQSNDFAIGYPMIQALYEETHPEYAAYLYLMAPISLAILNPIGFVLLEIGKRSGENHRNYRDMVCSIVKGIALNPVLVMTVLGILGNLVFGHLVPAILATVLDVFGNAFSASALLLLGLMMVGKVHKLKGTALVIPGILISVKLLVLPLVIRESIILLNAGENATDTQDLSTYGFLYGTIPTAPALFIFTLRYNIEIDLIASAMVACTFLSAPLMFVSAKLIDAVSTGVSPKNYAYQLNIFSFDVSIASITVCTWLIICLIGLRRKKYKCVTHKCTLCIVIAQLVTAIGVIIWTKLEPDNTGSILWYVQFILITVGVYASRMWTVAIAATLLYLSSRSLDFVCNIQRWFYPIGWGIPLLIAIIMCSTMSPRESELEFRNPNFQLGTVQAAISTSILTFCFIVTMGCLVLQQSYQRRNISASYSNLTNNTENSNNDTNNDERRVVDVEDLISSNSHPPIIGCEYTHGCPNGTCSSNNNEIDDCELYINIENERNDPQFLRHLVFVILLLCSMFIGLSISIGTLLMEQLTGIYAELAFLDVALNFGQSLIVFAIFGLDTGLGKLGCWLQKMCRKWRTEKELQLPPEDTLSPEVRAIRDQFNRCHLAECRARIAICRRRLLKMYKGVFTGTDLVNWLLEANVAQTREEAVQYGRSLLESRVLQHIDGTYHFCDQNLLYTFNG
- the LOC126863614 gene encoding integral membrane protein GPR155 isoform X1; translated protein: MSLLEETQISTMRVEPIDNLYLALIQCFAIILCGYIAGRFDVITKIEGNGLNTFVGTFALPSLIFMSLAKLDFSLVNWKFLLAVLIAKSCVFLVVLGISLVIKRPSNPGCAALFAIFTTQSNDFAIGYPMIQALYEETHPEYAAYLYLMAPISLAILNPIGFVLLEIGKRSGENHRNYRDMVCSIVKGIALNPVLVMTVLGILGNLVFGHLVPAILATVLDVFGNAFSASALLLLGLMMVGKVHKLKGTALVIPGILISVKLLVLPLVIRESIILLNAGENATDTQDLSTYGFLYGTIPTAPALFIFTLRYNIEIDLIASAMVACTFLSAPLMFVSAKLIDAVSTGVSPKNYAYQLNIFSFDVSIASITVCTWLIICLIGLRRKKYKCVTHKCTLCIVIAQLVTAIGVIIWTKLEPDNTGSILWYVQFILITVGVYASRMWTVAIAATLLYLSSRSLDFVCNIQRWFYPIGWGIPLLIAIIMCSTMSPRESELEFRNPNFQLGTVQAAISTSILTFCFIVTMGCLVLQQSYQRRNISASYSNLTNNTENSNNDTNNDERRVVDVEDLISSNSHPPIIGCEYTHGCPNGTCSSNNNEIDDCELYINIENERNDPQFLRHLVFVILLLCSMFIGLSISIGTLLMEQLTGIYAELAFLDVALNFGQSLIVFAIFGLDTGLGKLGCWLQKMCRKWRTEKELQLPPEDTLSPEVRAIRDQFNRCHLAECRARIAICRRRLLKMYKGVFTGTDLVNWLLEANVAQTREEAVQYGRSLLESRVLQHIDGTYHFCDQNLLYTFNG